Proteins encoded within one genomic window of candidate division KSB1 bacterium:
- a CDS encoding cupin domain-containing protein codes for MLIKHEKDCQEIIANDGCRLRELLHPDRDRADISYSLAMAYVDPGKSTYPHYLKQTEVYFIMQGIGRMHIEGETQEVNEDDVVVIPREKKQWIENIGQNVLVFAAIVSPPWRAEDDVRI; via the coding sequence ATGCTCATCAAACACGAAAAGGACTGCCAGGAAATCATTGCCAACGACGGCTGCCGGTTGCGGGAGCTGCTGCACCCCGATCGCGACCGCGCCGATATTTCTTACTCGCTGGCGATGGCGTATGTCGATCCCGGCAAATCGACTTATCCGCATTATCTGAAGCAAACCGAAGTTTATTTCATCATGCAAGGCATTGGCCGTATGCACATTGAGGGCGAAACCCAGGAAGTGAATGAAGACGACGTTGTCGTCATTCCCCGGGAAAAAAAGCAGTGGATCGAGAACATCGGCCAAAACGTGCTGGTGTTCGCGGCGATTGTGAGTCCGCCGTGGCGGGCGGAGGATGATGTGAGAATTTAA
- a CDS encoding S9 family peptidase, producing MMRNRSTRKLSIIFLMLLAFAAHAQQQTLTPEMVVSLKIVTSVTIDPTGKNIAYVLTTPRGAEDETGGRYSELFVIPAAGGTARQFTYKPNAATSPQWSPDGRWIYFASRRKEFDEQNEVYRIPADGGEAMLATQSNNGVRQFKLSPDGKWIAYTMTDAATPTEKSDARKGNDVQTVDKSFKQHRLYVQAVGSTESQSLSSEMSVWDFEWSPDGSQIIFQASATPRTDDSFMFKKIYLTSIDGRRPPQILTETKGKLGNMAWSPDGKQIAFLAGVDESDPTNGSIFMVPATGGPAKNLSQNYEGTVMWVGWLDAATLIFSATERSHTTLNTMSSNGGALKRLIDSGYSLSNVSATANGKTLAMAANTYKHHNEVFVYPLATKKMTRLTNSNPELDNIRFSGTKEISWKARDGLEITGLLMLPHDYQAGKKYPCVVQIHGGPESAYVEGWTTSYVTWSELLAARGYVVFSPNYRGSTGRGVGYAKADHKDLGGKEFDDVIDGIDFLVHQGLVDPERVGIGGFSYGGYFSAWAATKHTERFKAASMGAGISNWLSFTGTSDIPYENSMVHWNLDVFKNMEKAWSRSPLAFVEKSQTPLLISHGDKDDRVPISQGWEIYTALKLLGKKVEFDIYPREAHGWAERNHQLFSIKRNLDWFDQYVKGGSAAGERLP from the coding sequence ATGATGCGGAATCGTTCGACCAGAAAGTTGTCAATAATTTTTTTGATGCTGCTGGCTTTCGCGGCGCATGCGCAACAACAAACCTTGACACCGGAAATGGTGGTTTCACTGAAAATCGTTACTTCAGTCACCATCGATCCCACCGGAAAAAATATCGCCTACGTTCTGACCACGCCGCGCGGCGCTGAGGACGAGACGGGCGGGCGTTACAGCGAATTGTTCGTCATTCCGGCAGCCGGCGGCACAGCACGCCAATTCACCTACAAGCCCAATGCGGCAACCTCGCCGCAATGGTCGCCCGACGGCAGGTGGATTTATTTTGCCTCGCGCCGCAAAGAGTTTGACGAGCAGAATGAAGTGTATCGCATTCCCGCCGATGGCGGCGAAGCCATGCTGGCAACCCAAAGCAACAACGGCGTGCGCCAGTTCAAATTATCGCCGGACGGCAAATGGATTGCCTACACGATGACCGACGCCGCAACTCCAACCGAGAAGAGCGACGCCAGGAAAGGCAACGACGTGCAAACTGTCGATAAAAGCTTCAAACAACACCGGCTGTACGTGCAAGCGGTGGGAAGCACCGAGAGCCAATCCCTCTCCAGCGAGATGTCGGTGTGGGATTTCGAGTGGTCGCCGGACGGCAGCCAAATCATTTTTCAAGCCAGTGCCACACCGAGAACCGACGATTCGTTCATGTTTAAAAAAATTTATTTGACCTCGATCGACGGCCGGAGGCCGCCACAAATTTTGACGGAGACCAAAGGCAAGCTCGGCAACATGGCGTGGTCGCCGGATGGCAAGCAGATCGCCTTTCTCGCCGGCGTTGACGAAAGCGATCCGACCAACGGCAGCATTTTTATGGTGCCGGCAACCGGCGGGCCGGCGAAAAATCTTTCACAAAATTACGAAGGCACCGTGATGTGGGTCGGCTGGCTGGATGCGGCGACGCTGATCTTTTCAGCCACCGAGCGCAGTCACACGACGTTGAACACAATGTCTTCCAACGGCGGCGCGCTCAAACGCCTCATTGACTCCGGTTACAGCTTGTCCAATGTTTCAGCAACAGCGAATGGCAAAACCCTGGCGATGGCGGCCAACACCTACAAGCATCACAACGAGGTTTTTGTTTATCCGCTGGCCACAAAAAAAATGACCCGCCTCACCAACAGCAATCCGGAATTGGACAACATTCGCTTTTCCGGGACGAAAGAAATTTCCTGGAAAGCCAGGGACGGTCTGGAAATCACCGGTCTGTTGATGCTGCCGCATGATTATCAAGCCGGCAAAAAATATCCGTGCGTCGTGCAGATTCACGGCGGTCCGGAGAGCGCCTATGTCGAGGGATGGACCACCAGCTACGTGACGTGGAGCGAGCTGCTGGCGGCGCGCGGGTACGTCGTCTTCAGCCCGAATTATCGCGGCAGCACCGGGCGCGGCGTGGGCTACGCCAAGGCCGATCACAAAGATCTCGGCGGCAAGGAGTTTGATGATGTCATCGATGGCATCGACTTTCTGGTGCACCAAGGCCTTGTCGATCCCGAACGCGTCGGCATCGGCGGCTTTTCTTATGGCGGTTATTTCTCCGCGTGGGCCGCGACCAAGCACACCGAGCGCTTCAAAGCCGCTTCGATGGGCGCCGGAATTTCAAATTGGTTGTCGTTCACCGGCACTTCGGATATTCCCTATGAAAATTCGATGGTGCATTGGAATCTCGACGTTTTCAAAAATATGGAAAAGGCCTGGAGCCGTTCGCCGCTGGCGTTCGTCGAAAAATCGCAAACCCCGCTGCTCATCTCGCACGGCGACAAAGACGACCGCGTGCCGATCAGCCAGGGCTGGGAAATTTACACGGCGCTGAAACTGCTCGGCAAAAAAGTCGAATTCGACATTTACCCGCGCGAAGCCCACGGCTGGGCCGAGCGCAATCATCAGCTTTTTTCGATCAAGCGGAATCTGGATTGGTTTGATCAATATGTCAAAGGGGGTTCGGCGGCTGGGGAACGGCTGCCGTGA